A stretch of the Kroppenstedtia eburnea genome encodes the following:
- a CDS encoding metal-sensitive transcriptional regulator, producing the protein MKLVNPDLDPTEKVNEGACETHEERKSHHPDRVKSNLTSRLNRIEGQIRGVRRLIENDTYCDDVLTQIAAVQSALNSVSRILLEGHMKSCVVERIREGDDEVVDELMVTVHRMMKK; encoded by the coding sequence GTGAAGCTGGTAAATCCGGACCTGGATCCCACGGAGAAGGTGAATGAGGGGGCCTGTGAGACCCATGAAGAGAGAAAAAGCCACCATCCCGACCGGGTGAAGAGCAATCTCACCTCCCGGTTGAATCGGATCGAGGGTCAGATCCGCGGTGTGCGCCGTTTGATTGAGAACGACACGTACTGTGATGATGTGTTGACCCAGATCGCCGCTGTTCAGTCGGCTCTGAACAGTGTCAGTCGGATCCTGCTGGAAGGTCACATGAAAAGTTGTGTGGTTGAACGGATCCGGGAGGGCGATGATGAAGTGGTCGATGAACTGATGGTTACGGTCCACCGAATGATGAAGAAATAA
- a CDS encoding PCYCGC motif-containing (lipo)protein, which translates to MQLRRILPVMFILSVALAGCASEPEVKGPSPDSLNALSEEARSASVQLPEFVREAPPRAREAYMLAYAHTDLLTHMPCYCGCGSSGHEHNAHCFIQDKGKDGNVQWDRMGATUGICIDIARDAIAMKKDGHPLKEIRHYIEEKYGDKGTPTPTPAVD; encoded by the coding sequence ATGCAGTTGAGACGAATCCTGCCGGTGATGTTCATCCTGTCAGTGGCACTGGCCGGTTGTGCATCGGAACCGGAAGTGAAGGGACCCTCCCCGGATTCCCTGAATGCGTTGTCAGAGGAGGCCCGATCCGCTTCGGTGCAACTGCCGGAGTTTGTCCGGGAGGCCCCGCCCCGGGCCCGGGAAGCCTACATGCTCGCCTACGCACATACGGATCTTCTGACCCATATGCCCTGTTATTGCGGATGTGGCTCCTCCGGCCATGAGCACAACGCCCATTGTTTCATCCAGGACAAAGGCAAAGACGGCAATGTGCAATGGGACCGGATGGGCGCCACCTGAGGAATCTGCATCGATATCGCGCGTGACGCGATCGCCATGAAAAAAGACGGACACCCGTTGAAGGAGATCCGTCATTACATCGAAGAAAAGTACGGAGACAAGGGAACACCCACCCCCACCCCGGCGGTGGATTAA
- a CDS encoding DUF3231 family protein translates to MGVMSSNPVDEPMHYGEVFAAWSYLSATKGKIAGYQTMLNHTGDEELRDFIQDMIKTGKQEEEQIERLLKENGVALPPTPPERPVANLESIPVGARFNDPEIATSIARDLAMGLVACSQAMGESIREDIGMMYGQFHMKKAQAGTTLLRMQKEKGWLVPPPLHLQEPVGAF, encoded by the coding sequence ATGGGTGTAATGAGCAGTAACCCGGTCGATGAACCCATGCATTACGGAGAGGTGTTTGCAGCCTGGAGTTATTTGAGTGCAACCAAAGGGAAGATTGCAGGATACCAAACCATGCTGAATCATACGGGAGATGAAGAACTTCGTGATTTCATCCAAGATATGATCAAAACCGGAAAACAGGAAGAGGAACAGATTGAACGACTTCTCAAGGAGAATGGTGTCGCACTTCCTCCCACACCCCCGGAACGGCCTGTGGCCAATTTGGAGAGCATTCCGGTCGGGGCCCGTTTCAATGACCCTGAAATAGCAACATCCATTGCCCGGGATCTGGCCATGGGGTTGGTCGCCTGCAGTCAGGCCATGGGAGAATCCATCCGTGAAGATATTGGGATGATGTATGGTCAATTTCATATGAAGAAAGCTCAGGCGGGGACAACCCTTTTACGCATGCAAAAGGAGAAAGGCTGGCTGGTTCCCCCGCCCCTGCACCTTCAGGAACCGGTTGGAGCTTTTTGA
- the polA gene encoding DNA polymerase I gives MDKLVLIDGNSIAFRAFFALPLLKNRQGTYTNAVYGFTMMLMKVLEEEKPSHVLVAFDAGKLTFRHRDYKEYKGKRDKTPGELSEQIPLIKKLLDAFGIRHFELDQYEADDIIGTLARQAEKAEIAVTIVTGDKDLLQLVSDRVHLLMTRKGVTDADRYDLHKIEEKYGLKPEQIIDLKGLMGDPSDNIPGIPGVGEKTALKLLHQYGSVENVLDHIDHLPGKKLKERVAENRRDALLSKELATIFCEVPLDFGLGDLKYEGYDTDRVTPLLKELEFKTLLERFGGAEAKADPGETEEIAVETVGPEETKNWDEWLAQDGLALFLEMSGENYHRAEVLAVALSDGKKQLFLEWGTAREWPGFRQWLRDPDRTKVCYDVKATEVALKHQGLETDGFAWDILLSSYLINASESGHELSEIVDRKWGGGLPDDDAVYGKGVKRRRPEGKKLAEHLARKARAIHRLQPLLEEELKENGLDSLYLDLELPLARVLAKMEWQGVQVDRDRLQSLGEELKGRLEELTEKIFELAGTEFNINSPKQLGEILFDKLGLPVLKKTKTGYSTSADVLEKLAPQHEIVEEILHYRQVGKLISTYVEGLLKEIDGETGKIHTRFNQAIAATGRLSSTDPNLQNIPIRLEEGRRIRQVFVPSEEEWLMLSADYSQIELRVLAHLSGDENLIEAFQKELDVHTKTAMDVFGVSADEVTPWMRRHAKAVNFGIVYGISDYGLSQNLNIPRKEAAEFIQRYFDSYPGVKRYMEDIVRQAKADGYVTTMLHRRRELPEINSRNFNRRSFAERTAMNTPIQGTAADIIKKAMVEMDSVLEKEGLRARLLLQVHDELIFETPAEEMEALDNLVRRVMESAVELAVPLQVDINTGKTWYEAK, from the coding sequence ATGGACAAACTGGTGTTGATCGACGGAAACAGTATCGCTTTCCGAGCGTTTTTTGCCCTGCCGTTGCTCAAAAACCGGCAGGGGACCTATACCAATGCCGTCTACGGCTTTACCATGATGCTGATGAAGGTGCTGGAGGAGGAGAAACCCAGTCATGTACTGGTTGCTTTTGATGCGGGGAAGCTCACCTTCCGCCACCGGGATTACAAGGAATATAAAGGAAAGCGGGATAAAACCCCGGGCGAGCTTTCCGAACAGATCCCCCTGATCAAAAAGCTCCTTGATGCCTTTGGCATTCGTCACTTTGAGCTGGATCAGTATGAAGCGGATGATATTATCGGAACCCTTGCCCGGCAGGCGGAAAAGGCGGAAATTGCGGTCACCATCGTCACCGGGGACAAGGATCTCCTGCAACTGGTGTCGGATCGGGTTCACCTGTTGATGACCCGAAAGGGGGTCACCGATGCCGATCGGTATGACCTTCACAAAATTGAGGAGAAGTACGGTTTGAAACCGGAACAGATCATCGATTTAAAAGGTCTGATGGGGGATCCATCGGACAATATCCCGGGGATTCCCGGTGTGGGGGAGAAGACGGCGCTGAAACTTCTCCATCAATACGGGAGTGTGGAAAATGTTCTGGATCACATCGACCACCTCCCGGGGAAAAAGTTGAAAGAACGGGTGGCCGAAAACCGGCGGGATGCATTGTTGAGCAAGGAGTTGGCCACCATCTTTTGCGAGGTGCCCCTGGATTTCGGCCTCGGTGATCTGAAGTATGAGGGATACGACACGGACCGGGTCACCCCGCTCCTCAAAGAACTGGAATTTAAAACCCTCCTGGAGCGGTTCGGGGGAGCGGAGGCAAAGGCGGATCCCGGGGAGACGGAAGAGATCGCGGTGGAAACGGTCGGTCCGGAGGAGACGAAGAACTGGGATGAGTGGCTTGCCCAGGATGGTCTTGCCCTGTTCCTGGAGATGAGCGGAGAGAACTACCACCGGGCCGAGGTGCTGGCGGTCGCTCTGTCTGACGGGAAGAAACAACTCTTTTTGGAGTGGGGGACGGCCAGAGAGTGGCCGGGTTTCCGCCAATGGCTCCGGGACCCGGACCGCACCAAGGTTTGCTATGATGTCAAGGCCACGGAGGTCGCCCTGAAACATCAGGGTTTGGAGACGGATGGTTTCGCGTGGGATATATTATTGTCTTCCTATCTCATCAACGCGTCGGAGTCGGGCCATGAACTTTCGGAGATCGTGGATCGCAAATGGGGAGGAGGACTTCCCGACGATGATGCCGTCTACGGAAAAGGGGTCAAACGCCGTCGACCGGAAGGGAAAAAACTGGCGGAACACTTGGCCCGCAAAGCCCGGGCCATCCACCGGTTGCAGCCCCTGCTGGAAGAGGAACTGAAGGAGAACGGTCTCGATTCCCTTTACCTTGATCTGGAGTTGCCCTTGGCCCGGGTCCTGGCGAAAATGGAGTGGCAGGGGGTTCAGGTGGACCGGGATCGGCTGCAATCCCTGGGGGAGGAGCTGAAGGGCCGGTTGGAGGAGCTGACGGAGAAGATTTTCGAGCTGGCGGGAACGGAGTTCAATATCAATTCCCCCAAACAGCTGGGGGAGATCCTGTTTGACAAACTGGGACTGCCTGTCTTGAAAAAGACCAAAACAGGATATTCCACCAGCGCCGACGTGCTGGAAAAGCTGGCGCCGCAACATGAAATTGTGGAAGAGATCCTGCATTATCGCCAGGTGGGTAAACTGATCTCCACCTATGTGGAGGGTTTGCTCAAGGAGATCGATGGGGAGACCGGGAAGATCCACACCCGGTTCAACCAGGCGATCGCCGCCACCGGACGACTCTCCAGCACCGATCCCAACCTGCAGAACATTCCCATCCGGTTGGAGGAAGGGCGACGGATCCGGCAGGTGTTTGTTCCTTCGGAAGAGGAGTGGTTGATGCTGTCGGCGGACTACTCCCAGATTGAGTTGAGGGTGCTGGCCCACTTGTCCGGGGATGAGAACCTGATCGAGGCTTTTCAAAAAGAGTTGGACGTCCATACCAAAACGGCGATGGATGTGTTCGGGGTCTCCGCCGACGAGGTGACCCCGTGGATGCGCCGTCATGCCAAAGCGGTCAACTTTGGGATTGTTTACGGGATCAGCGATTACGGCCTGTCGCAAAACCTGAATATCCCCCGCAAGGAGGCGGCGGAATTTATTCAGCGTTACTTTGACAGTTATCCCGGGGTGAAGCGTTATATGGAGGATATCGTCCGTCAAGCGAAAGCGGACGGTTATGTCACCACCATGCTCCACCGGCGCCGGGAGCTGCCGGAGATCAATTCCCGCAACTTCAACCGGCGCAGTTTTGCCGAACGGACGGCGATGAACACACCGATCCAGGGGACGGCGGCGGATATTATCAAAAAGGCGATGGTGGAGATGGACTCCGTATTGGAGAAAGAAGGGCTCCGGGCCCGGCTCCTGTTGCAGGTGCATGATGAACTGATCTTTGAAACTCCTGCGGAGGAAATGGAAGCTCTGGACAACCTGGTTCGCCGTGTGATGGAGAGTGCGGTGGAGCTGGCTGTACCCCTCCAGGTGGACATCAACACCGGAAAGACTTGGTATGAAGCAAAATAA
- the mutM gene encoding DNA-formamidopyrimidine glycosylase, with translation MPELPEVETVKRTLQKLITGKTVEEVKVSLPRILQEPPDPQLFGEMLKGRKVTGVERRGKFLRIFFDPWVLVSHLRMEGRYSLESAETPVAKHTHVIFRFTDGTELRYRDVRQFGTMHLWPKGEELNLPPLRKLGPEPLSEAFTLAGFAAGLAKRKTNIKALLLNQEFLCGLGNIYVDEALFTAGIHPERRVQSLDSDEVKRLYKSIRSTLVKAVEAGGSSVRSYVDGNGEMGMFQLQIQVYGRKGEPCLHCGHPIERRVVAGRGTHFCPECQQ, from the coding sequence GTGCCGGAGTTGCCAGAGGTTGAGACAGTCAAGCGGACGTTGCAGAAACTGATCACGGGAAAAACGGTGGAGGAGGTGAAGGTGAGCCTGCCCCGGATCCTCCAGGAGCCCCCGGATCCGCAATTATTCGGAGAGATGTTGAAGGGACGAAAGGTGACGGGAGTGGAACGCCGGGGGAAATTTCTGCGGATCTTTTTTGACCCTTGGGTCCTGGTCTCCCATCTGCGCATGGAAGGGCGCTACAGTCTGGAATCCGCGGAGACCCCTGTGGCCAAGCATACCCATGTGATTTTCCGCTTCACGGACGGAACGGAACTGAGGTACCGGGATGTGCGTCAATTTGGCACGATGCATCTGTGGCCGAAAGGGGAAGAACTGAACCTCCCTCCCCTGCGGAAACTGGGGCCGGAGCCCTTGTCTGAGGCGTTCACTTTGGCCGGGTTTGCAGCCGGATTGGCCAAGCGAAAAACCAACATCAAAGCACTTCTGCTCAATCAGGAATTCCTGTGTGGGCTTGGCAATATCTATGTGGATGAGGCCCTTTTCACTGCGGGAATCCATCCGGAACGGCGGGTGCAGTCCCTGGATTCCGATGAGGTGAAACGGCTGTATAAAAGTATTCGTTCCACTTTGGTGAAGGCAGTGGAAGCGGGGGGTTCCTCTGTTCGCAGCTATGTGGACGGGAACGGTGAAATGGGCATGTTCCAATTGCAAATTCAGGTGTATGGAAGAAAAGGGGAACCCTGCCTTCACTGTGGGCACCCGATTGAACGCCGGGTGGTGGCCGGGCGGGGAACTCACTTTTGCCCCGAATGTCAGCAATAA
- the coaE gene encoding dephospho-CoA kinase (Dephospho-CoA kinase (CoaE) performs the final step in coenzyme A biosynthesis.), protein MGLTGGIATGKSTVSEWFRQKGAAVVDADQVARRVVEPGTEGSRQVRERFGDGVFRATGELDRKALREWVFRDATARRDLNQLLHPLIIRQMKAEIQEAQEEAPDRPVILDVPLLIEERLTHLADTVVLVYIPEELQLKRLMEREGISEEEAGRMIKAQMPIEEKKKFADVLIDNSGTRADTEGQVDALWETLLSKSGSNRL, encoded by the coding sequence GTGGGTTTGACCGGTGGGATCGCCACCGGAAAGAGTACGGTCTCCGAATGGTTTCGCCAAAAGGGAGCGGCGGTCGTGGATGCCGATCAGGTGGCCAGACGCGTGGTGGAGCCTGGAACCGAAGGGAGCAGACAGGTACGGGAGCGATTTGGTGACGGGGTGTTCAGAGCGACGGGGGAACTGGACCGAAAAGCCCTCCGGGAGTGGGTGTTTCGGGATGCAACAGCCCGGAGAGATCTCAACCAACTCCTTCATCCCCTCATCATCCGTCAGATGAAGGCAGAAATACAGGAGGCTCAGGAAGAGGCCCCGGACCGTCCGGTGATCCTGGACGTTCCTCTGTTGATCGAAGAAAGGCTGACTCATTTGGCGGATACCGTCGTGCTCGTTTATATCCCTGAAGAATTGCAATTGAAGCGACTGATGGAGAGGGAAGGCATTTCCGAAGAAGAAGCCGGGAGGATGATCAAGGCCCAGATGCCGATCGAAGAGAAAAAAAAGTTCGCCGATGTGCTGATCGATAACTCCGGTACCCGTGCGGACACGGAAGGACAGGTTGATGCTTTATGGGAAACTTTGCTCTCCAAAAGTGGATCCAACCGGTTATAG
- a CDS encoding lytic transglycosylase domain-containing protein, whose protein sequence is MGNFALQKWIQPVIAALPSRRKLGLAFLLLLIFLIVATPLFNRWMYPLDYEEQILYSSDATGADPFLVMAVIRVESKFNPDVESHAGAEGLMQLTPNTVDWVVERGRFSPAFKESVRDPAINIHMGSWYLSGLMKEFQGNQVATIAAYNAGPGNVQKWLKEGRWDGTRRNLNQIPYGETRHYVQRVMFFHDKYRSLYAHLVKQRETYTLPQ, encoded by the coding sequence ATGGGAAACTTTGCTCTCCAAAAGTGGATCCAACCGGTTATAGCCGCCCTTCCGTCCAGGCGAAAGTTGGGACTGGCCTTCCTCCTGCTCCTGATCTTCTTGATCGTTGCCACCCCTCTTTTCAATCGCTGGATGTATCCTTTGGACTATGAAGAACAGATTTTGTACAGTTCTGATGCCACAGGTGCGGATCCTTTTCTTGTGATGGCGGTCATCCGGGTGGAAAGCAAGTTCAATCCCGATGTGGAGTCCCATGCCGGTGCCGAGGGATTGATGCAGCTGACTCCCAACACCGTGGACTGGGTGGTGGAGAGAGGACGTTTTTCCCCGGCTTTCAAAGAGTCCGTTCGGGATCCGGCGATCAATATCCATATGGGAAGTTGGTACCTGTCCGGATTGATGAAAGAATTTCAGGGGAACCAAGTGGCCACCATCGCCGCCTACAATGCAGGTCCCGGCAATGTGCAGAAATGGTTGAAAGAGGGCCGGTGGGACGGAACCCGTCGCAATCTGAATCAGATCCCCTATGGTGAAACGCGTCATTATGTGCAACGGGTCATGTTTTTCCATGACAAGTACCGTTCTTTGTACGCTCATTTGGTAAAACAACGGGAAACTTATACGCTCCCTCAATAA
- a CDS encoding glyceraldehyde-3-phosphate dehydrogenase: MPLRIAINGFGRIGRMVFRKAIHEEDLEVVAVNASYPAETLAHLVKYDTIHGAVEDEIRADGDRLLVNGKEVKLVSDRDPARLPWGDLDIDIVVEATGKFRDREGAGLHLQAGAKKVVITAPGKNEDAMIVMGVNESAYDPEVHRIISNASCTTNCLAPVVKVLQERFGIEQGLMTTVHSYTNDQKNLDNPHKDLRRARACAQSIIPTKTGAASAIGRILPELEGRLNGLALRVPTPNVSVVDLVVDLNRPASVHEVNAALREASETHLKGILQYCETPLVSTDFNGNSHSAIVDALSTMAVGDRQVKVLAWYDNEWGYSCRVVDLVKWVGHPFSGKHEEVQLREVTV; this comes from the coding sequence ATGCCTCTGCGAATAGCTATCAACGGTTTTGGCCGAATCGGCAGGATGGTCTTCCGAAAAGCGATCCATGAAGAGGATCTCGAAGTTGTGGCAGTCAATGCCAGCTATCCGGCTGAGACGCTCGCCCATCTCGTGAAATATGACACCATCCACGGTGCGGTGGAAGATGAGATCCGGGCGGATGGGGATCGGTTGCTCGTCAACGGCAAGGAAGTGAAGTTGGTCTCCGACCGTGACCCCGCCCGTCTCCCCTGGGGAGATCTCGATATCGACATCGTGGTGGAAGCCACCGGCAAATTCCGCGACCGGGAAGGTGCAGGCCTTCATCTTCAAGCGGGTGCCAAAAAAGTGGTGATCACCGCCCCCGGTAAAAATGAGGACGCCATGATTGTGATGGGCGTCAATGAGAGCGCTTACGACCCGGAAGTGCACCGGATTATTTCCAATGCCAGCTGCACCACGAACTGTCTGGCACCGGTGGTGAAGGTGTTGCAGGAAAGATTCGGGATCGAACAAGGGTTGATGACCACGGTCCACTCCTACACCAATGATCAAAAAAATCTGGACAACCCTCACAAGGACCTGAGACGAGCCCGTGCCTGCGCCCAGTCGATCATTCCGACGAAAACAGGTGCCGCCTCCGCGATCGGGAGGATCCTTCCTGAGCTGGAGGGACGATTGAACGGGCTGGCTCTTCGGGTTCCCACCCCCAACGTATCTGTGGTGGACTTGGTGGTGGACCTGAACCGCCCGGCAAGTGTCCATGAAGTGAATGCCGCGCTGAGGGAGGCCTCGGAAACCCATCTCAAAGGCATTCTTCAATATTGTGAGACCCCCCTGGTCTCCACCGATTTCAACGGCAATTCCCATTCCGCCATTGTAGATGCACTCTCCACCATGGCCGTTGGCGACCGTCAGGTAAAGGTTCTTGCCTGGTATGACAATGAGTGGGGATACTCCTGCCGTGTGGTCGACCTGGTCAAGTGGGTGGGGCACCCTTTTTCCGGGAAACATGAAGAGGTTCAACTCCGGGAAGTGACGGTCTGA
- the nrdR gene encoding transcriptional regulator NrdR, whose product MRCPYCHFIGSRVLDSRPAHEGKSIRRRRQCESCGRRFTTFEMLEEKPLIVIKKDGGREEFNRDKLLRGLIRACEKRSVPMERLEELVDDVERSLRESNETEVPTREIGEYIMERLVDVDEVAYVRFASVYRQFKDITVFVKELEELLNRSRNARDGEKGKSTEE is encoded by the coding sequence ATGCGCTGCCCATATTGTCATTTCATAGGAAGCCGGGTGTTGGACTCCCGCCCCGCCCACGAAGGGAAGTCCATCCGGCGCAGACGCCAGTGTGAAAGTTGTGGCAGGCGTTTCACCACATTTGAAATGTTGGAAGAGAAGCCTCTGATCGTCATCAAGAAAGATGGGGGCCGGGAGGAGTTCAACCGGGACAAACTCCTGCGGGGGTTGATCCGCGCTTGTGAAAAGCGGTCGGTTCCGATGGAGCGACTGGAAGAACTCGTCGACGATGTGGAGCGGAGCCTGCGGGAGAGTAATGAAACCGAGGTACCCACACGGGAAATCGGTGAGTACATCATGGAACGTCTCGTCGATGTCGATGAAGTGGCATATGTCCGGTTTGCCTCGGTATATCGGCAATTCAAGGATATCACTGTCTTTGTAAAAGAGTTGGAAGAGCTGTTAAATCGCTCCCGCAACGCGAGGGATGGGGAAAAGGGAAAATCGACAGAGGAATAA
- a CDS encoding replication initiation and membrane attachment family protein — MSMIWNECTPRDGWRSRSRRPIQPVDPLVLVHLYQPLVGAVAVSLYLTLYSQLPLHRPGVSRLHSHLDLMKLLQLPLGEVLKARYRLEGVGLLNTFRTQETGRRMFWYEVVAPLSPGSFFQSDVLSISLLNRLGKDRFRNLYEEMVETGETDLLQADRETEVTRSFQQVFGSLSPAEIRSATELESDLPLSAVGGDDGQEEGKPPVFSAEEGDDLSMVKARLQNLLDRGAWTQRVEEQVLELRFLYQLDDWDLIRALQNPYVTQQGKIDVDRLRSFIRSQYRMRFGSSPVVVDREKIKGKENKREAPLAGDSPLRKSTDELSEEERHFRLLERLSPIELLSRFQNGKQIPRADLELVEDLSRNYGLPPGVINVLLEYVLYSYDYKLPRPLVEKIAGHWARKQVRTVEEARKMASQELNWEWNKQQGTASRKWTPRSGKRQAQEKEQPLPRAVAQAMEREAKGEKVSGGEVDPETEARLRAKLDRMRQRLGQRMQEKGNEQ; from the coding sequence ATGTCGATGATCTGGAATGAATGTACCCCCCGGGATGGCTGGAGAAGTCGGAGCCGCCGTCCGATCCAGCCGGTGGATCCTTTGGTGTTGGTCCACCTTTACCAACCGCTGGTCGGAGCGGTGGCGGTCAGTCTCTATCTTACCCTCTACAGTCAACTGCCTCTGCATCGACCGGGAGTCTCCCGACTGCACTCCCACCTGGATCTGATGAAACTGCTGCAACTTCCACTGGGAGAAGTGCTCAAGGCACGGTACCGGTTGGAGGGAGTCGGGCTTTTGAACACATTCCGGACACAGGAGACGGGCAGACGGATGTTTTGGTATGAAGTGGTCGCCCCTCTGTCTCCGGGCTCTTTTTTTCAAAGTGATGTGCTGAGCATCTCCCTTCTGAATCGTTTGGGGAAAGACCGATTCCGCAATCTCTATGAAGAGATGGTGGAGACCGGGGAAACCGATCTTCTCCAGGCAGACCGGGAGACAGAGGTGACACGATCCTTCCAACAAGTTTTTGGCTCATTGTCCCCTGCGGAGATCCGCTCAGCGACAGAACTGGAAAGTGATCTTCCCCTGTCGGCGGTGGGAGGGGATGACGGGCAGGAGGAGGGAAAGCCTCCGGTGTTCTCGGCGGAGGAAGGGGATGATCTGTCCATGGTCAAAGCCCGCTTGCAAAACCTGTTGGACAGGGGAGCCTGGACTCAACGGGTGGAAGAGCAGGTGTTGGAACTCCGATTCCTTTATCAGTTGGATGATTGGGATCTGATCCGGGCCTTGCAGAATCCGTATGTCACCCAACAGGGGAAGATTGATGTGGATCGTCTCCGCTCATTTATTCGCAGTCAATACCGGATGCGTTTCGGCAGTTCACCGGTGGTGGTGGACCGGGAGAAAATCAAGGGGAAGGAAAACAAGAGGGAGGCGCCTTTGGCCGGAGACTCTCCACTCCGAAAAAGCACGGATGAGCTGTCAGAGGAAGAGCGCCACTTCCGATTGTTGGAACGACTTTCTCCCATTGAACTCTTATCCCGCTTTCAAAATGGAAAGCAAATCCCCCGGGCAGACCTGGAGCTGGTGGAGGATCTGTCCCGGAATTACGGTCTCCCTCCCGGTGTGATCAATGTGCTCCTGGAGTATGTGCTGTACTCTTACGATTATAAACTCCCCCGTCCTCTCGTGGAAAAAATCGCCGGCCATTGGGCCCGGAAACAAGTGCGTACGGTGGAAGAAGCGCGAAAGATGGCCAGCCAGGAGCTGAATTGGGAGTGGAACAAGCAGCAAGGAACGGCATCCCGTAAATGGACTCCCCGGTCCGGGAAACGACAGGCACAGGAGAAAGAGCAGCCGCTTCCCCGGGCGGTGGCCCAGGCGATGGAGCGGGAAGCCAAGGGGGAGAAAGTCTCCGGCGGAGAGGTGGACCCGGAGACAGAAGCCAGGTTGCGGGCCAAATTGGACCGGATGCGCCAGCGGCTCGGCCAACGAATGCAGGAGAAGGGGAATGAACAGTGA
- the dnaI gene encoding primosomal protein DnaI: MERIDNVVNPLKDRVSRRLSSNPDRELDRFLSHPAVRSFREKHPEVPREMYRRSQIHLRQMVMEREQCDRCPGLDHCPNLVKGHRSHLHLYGGYLDLRLAPCDKQRARIEERKRKQLIQSHHIPAEILNATFEEMKWDSSRAEVIEAAMDFCERFAAGRSEKGLYLYGPFGVGKSRIAGAMAQDLVRFGVDSLMVYVPDFIREVKDSIRDGSVQQKLDALKKATVLILDDLGAENMTPWTRDEILGAILQYRMMEKLPTVMTSNLDLKELEDHLAHSDKGGTERLKAKRIMERIRHLVDVYFVDGQNYRESES, from the coding sequence ATGGAACGGATCGACAACGTGGTAAATCCGCTTAAAGACCGGGTTTCCCGACGGTTGAGCTCAAATCCGGACCGGGAGCTGGATCGATTTCTATCCCATCCCGCCGTCCGCTCCTTTCGGGAAAAACATCCCGAAGTTCCGAGGGAAATGTACCGACGCTCACAGATTCATTTGCGACAGATGGTGATGGAACGGGAGCAGTGTGACCGCTGTCCCGGTCTGGACCATTGCCCCAATCTGGTGAAGGGACACCGTTCCCATCTGCATCTGTATGGGGGATACCTGGATCTGAGGCTGGCCCCCTGCGACAAACAACGGGCCCGGATCGAAGAGCGAAAGCGGAAACAGCTGATTCAAAGTCATCATATCCCCGCAGAAATTCTCAATGCCACTTTTGAAGAGATGAAATGGGATTCGAGCCGGGCGGAAGTGATTGAAGCGGCGATGGATTTTTGTGAGCGGTTTGCCGCGGGACGTTCAGAGAAGGGTCTTTACTTATATGGCCCCTTCGGGGTGGGGAAAAGCCGGATCGCCGGAGCCATGGCCCAGGATCTGGTCCGTTTTGGCGTGGACTCTTTGATGGTCTATGTCCCGGACTTTATCCGGGAAGTGAAGGATTCCATCCGGGACGGGTCGGTACAACAGAAGTTGGATGCCCTTAAAAAAGCCACGGTTCTGATCCTGGATGATCTGGGGGCGGAGAATATGACACCCTGGACCCGGGACGAGATCCTGGGGGCGATCCTGCAGTACCGGATGATGGAAAAACTGCCGACGGTGATGACGTCCAATCTGGATTTGAAGGAACTGGAAGATCATTTGGCTCACTCGGATAAAGGGGGAACCGAGCGGTTGAAGGCCAAACGGATCATGGAGCGGATCCGCCATCTGGTGGATGTCTATTTCGTCGATGGACAAAACTACAGGGAATCGGAATCCTGA